The Cervus canadensis isolate Bull #8, Minnesota chromosome 24, ASM1932006v1, whole genome shotgun sequence nucleotide sequence ATCACTCACCTTTTCAGGTCAGCTTGAGATAGAGGAAACTTTGTCCTCTCATTAAACATTTAGAAATCAGTTCTCCATTCTCTACCCAGAATGCCAGAAAGAATAAACCTCagttcattttggttttgttttcatttgatcaGCCATGAGTTGTTTCCAAACTTCAGAGAGCCAGTCTTGGATTTATCCCACTGTGATCCTCTGCCTGTTTGGGTTTTTCTCCATGATGAGACCCTCAGAACCCTTCCTTATGCTGTATTTATCTGGACCAGATAAAAACCTGACCAGTGCAGAGGTGAGTTAATACCCATACGAACCTTGATGTTGTTTAATCTTACGGGACTTAAACGAGGACATAGAGTCAGGGTGTCATTCAACTGGAAATAAGATTAACATACTGACCTCAATGAATCCCATTTTCATGGTGTTTGTTATTTTATAGAACTGTTCAAACTGCTCTTCGCACCTCACACTTGCGAAGATGGGAAACCTAAACACATTgcatgtataataaatattttcacttttacagAGTTCTAACATTAGGCTTAATGCATGGGAACATGTCAAGTCTCATTGATTCTGTTATACTTAGCCTAAGATACAATCACTGCCAGGCACAGGATCTAGTCCTAATAACCTTTTAGTTTGCTGGGGTAtaagcagaatttattttttaaaatgtagcattTCTTTAAAAGTGTTAAGAGTgttaagttactcagtcatgtccaactctttgccacctcttggactgtaacccaccagtctcctctgtccatggaattttccaagcaagaatactggagtaggttgccattcccttctccaggggatcttccctacccagggattgaacccaggtctcctgcattgcaggcagattcttcaccatctgagccaccagtgaagcctttCTTTAGGACACTtaattttgaaaaactgtttATCAGCAGATGAGACATTAATAGTTTTATCTCCCAGCTTTATCTTCCCTGGAAATTCCAATTCTCTAATTCAAAAGgtccactgcttttttttttttttttaatgacaagtGTAACAAGGAAGTGCACTGACCCAGCTGGAGAATTACCCTGGGCTGGTTCTGTAGTCTCCAGTCCTAGCTAAGAAGACACTGCAGATTGTGAAGCTTCTCCTGAAAGGGTCATTGATGCTGTTTTATTTGGTGATGAGGCGGTAAGGACAGAAGGGCACGTTTATTCTGCTACACTGTAAAATCACTTAGGGGCAGCTCTGTCTCAGAGTTTCCGAGACGGGAATATGACTCTGTTAAGACAAAGCAGACCacagagagagttccagaatCAGCCAGTGAACCCCAAGTCTCTACTTCTGGAACCATTATGGACCAgtgcaaaagtgttagtcactgagttgtgtccgactctttgcaaccccatggactgtagcccgccaggctcctctgtccatggaattctcctgcaagactactggagtgggttgccatgcccttctccagggaatcttcctgacccagggatcaaacccaggtctcccgcattgcagacagattctttactatatgAGCCACTAGGGAGCAACTGTGGACTAGCCGGACCGCATAGGTGCAGCCCCGTCACACTAGCCTTTCAAATCACTGAACTGCCCCCCTTGTCACTGACACAGGGACCCATTGAGGTTGCTGCAGGAAGCAGGGGGCCCAGAAGAGAGGCTAGTGTGGCCAACCTCCACCTGTACCCACCATGCCCCAAAGATCAACAACTTCTTCAGTGCTTTCTATGAATGAACAGTGAGGTCCCCGGCATTTCTAACTAAATCCATGAGACAACATGTATTAAGTGGAGACCAAGAATTGAGTAAACAGAGATAAATCAACAGAATTGAAGAGAAACGTGGTTGGAAGCCCAGTCAATTTGTCCAGGAGGGAGACGAAATGCATTGCTTGTTCCTACATCGTAATTCTGCAGGGTGCTTTACTCTTTGCTGCCTTCCTGTGTGTGTTCATTCAGACTTGCAAGGGCTAAGATTTTTTGCCATAATGATGAATCAAGACAAAGATAAAGGTTGCTGAATTCTTCTAACACTGTAGCTGCTTTATCAAGTGTTGTTAATCTTCAGGCAAGACAaggatagtattttttttaatagcctgAAAAACCCACAGGTCTGTTGAACAATTTTTAACTAGTTTACAGGCACACCTCAGAGACATTGCTTGGTTACAACATAATAAAGCAAATaatgcaataaagtgagtcacatgaattttttttatttccaacaaATAGTTATGTTTATACCGTACtaatccccagtggctcagacagtagagaatctgcctacaattcaggagacctcagttcaatccctgggtcaggaagatcccctggagaagggaattgttacccactctctagtattcttgctggagaattctatggacagaagaacctggtgagctacagaccatggggttacaaagagtcggacatgactgagcaagtaatgGTCTCAGCTGAGCATGACTTTCAGTCAAAGACTATTAAATATGCATTAGCATTATGCCAAACAATATATATACcttaactgaaaaatattttattacgaaaaaaattccaaaacaattacaatagtaacatcaagaATCACTGATTGTAGATTCCATAACAAAGATAACAACAATGGAAAAGCTttaaatattgcaagaattaaccaaaatatgacaaaaagacatgaaatgagcaaatgctgttggaaaagtgACACCAGTAGTCTTGCTCAATGCACGTTGCCATAAACCtttaatttgtaataaaataaaataaaaagaacgaAAAGTAAAAAgcacagtatctgcaaaacacaataaaatgaggtatgcctgggCTCTAGTGTACATACTATTATACATTTAGCATAGttcacctggggcttccctggtggctcaatggaaACAAAActacctgccagcacaggagatgcaggtttgatccctgggtcaggaagatcccctggagaaggaaacccactccagtattcttgcctcagaaatcctgTGGataagaagagcctggtggactatagtccatggggtcttgaaagagtcagacatgacttggcaactgaacaacaaagttcaGATTGCACGTTAAGCAGATACATTCTTGTACTGAGATGCATGTAGATGTATAAAGTGGGTTTTTGAGGTGGTGGGGGAGCTCTCTTTTCCTAGGGTTTCCTTGAAAATCAGTTTTCTATCCTGCTTTCTCATAATGTGAAGATACCCTATCtaattaaggcttccctggtggctcagatggtaaagaatctgcctgcaatgcaggagacctgggttcgatccctggattaggaagatcccctgaatgagGGCATGGgacccctctccagtattcttgcctggagaatccccacggaccgaggagcctggtgggctacagtccatggcgtcacaaagagtcggacacgactgagcgactaagcacagcacagcaccctaTCTGATTAGATGCAGAGTTTTATATTGGGCAAGCCACATGGATCAACACCTTAGTAATACACAAGTCTGAGAAAGGTTACCCTCCTCACTTCCCAGTGCTTCGTGGTCACAGAATCCATTTTCCATCTCTGCAGCTCACAAATGAGATCTTCCCCGTGTGGACCTACTCTTACCTGGCGCTACTGCTCCCAGTCTTTATCCTCACCGATTATGTCCGCTACAAGCCAGTCATCATCCTCCAGGGGATTAGCTTCATCATTTGCTGGCTGCTGCTCTTGTTTGGCCAAGGAGTCAGGACTATGCAGGTGCTGGAATTCTTCTATGGGATGGTCACCGCCACTGAGGTGGCCTACTACGCCTACATTTACAGCGTGGTCAGCCCGGAGCACTACCAGAAGGTGAGCGGCTACTGCAGGAGTGTGACACTGGTGGCCTACACGGCGTCCTCCGTGCTGGCCCAGCTCTTGGTATCCCTGGCCAGCCTGTCCTACTTTTACCTCAACGTCATATCCTTGGCCTCTGTCTCTGTGGCCTTCCTCTTCTCACTTTTCCTACCCATGCCTAAGAAGAGCATGTTTTTTCATGCAAAACCCAGTCAAGAAGTCCTTCCAAAGTCACCAGGAATGGACGCTGTCTCAGAGGAACCTCAAAAGGATCACAAGCCAGTGGGAAAAGAAGTGTTCACTGATTCAGGGGACCCAGATGATGGCCAGGTGACCAACTCAAAGCCAGGAAATGTAGCTCTGAGAGTTTTTGTGCAGTGGTTACAAGATTTGAAGCAGTGTTACTCCTCAAAACATCTTTTTTACTGGTCCCTATGGTGGGCTTTTTCTACGGCAGGTTACAACCAGGTTTTGAACTATGTTCAAGTCCTGTGGGATTACAAAGCACCGTCCCAGAGTTCAATATATAATGGAGCAGTAGAAGCTATTGCAACTTTTGGAGGTAAGTAAACATTGATCTATCTTCCTTTGTTGCCcaatccccacccctcccccgcccccgtaAACTAAATTCATTTCTCCAGTTGCTAAATTCTCCACAGTGGTAAATTAAGTCTTTTCAGAAGGCATATTAATCGTTTTCAGGCATTGAAGGCAATGGGGGGAAAAAGAGGAACAGTTAATGTGTTTAATGTGTTACAGATAACTCAAGAGTTCAGGATTCAACACCAACTGGTTACGTTCTAACCAGATTCCTAAAATTCCATTTCCTCATCAAGAAAAGTGTTAATATTGCCCTCTTTTCTTTCAGGATTGTTTTTAATATCAAGAAAATGGgtattttgtattaatatataaacaaGGTGTTCTGTTATcttagaaaatgaactgaaataTTAAGACTTCCAAATTTTCACTGGAAGTATTTTTGTtaataaaggatttgatttagctaATGCCTGTCTTTAAGCAAGTCCAGGTTCTACACCACACGTTTCCAAAATTAGCTTTCTTATGAGATTTAAATCAGAAGTGGAAGATATTTGAGAGTCAAGATTCTAATATCAGAGAGGAGTCTGCCTTTGAAGTTCACtctgcaataaatatttatatcctGGTTAACAGAAACTTAAATTCAGCTAAGactttgaagatattttctaGGAAGTAGGAGATTTCCACACCCTCCTTtacaaaaaaatttcagaaacctCATGTGGCAACCATTTTACTATTGTTTCCCTTTTAGAAGACTTAATGTTTAGCTCCTGGAAACCAGGACAGTCTTGGAATTGGTTCACTGAAATTATTTATCCCACATTTCAAATTCTgagaagaaaagtaattttatttctttggtagTAATAGTTCTTGCCTAGATCACATGTGGAAAAGTTAATCAAATCTcagtaattcaaaatataaatccCTCTCACTTCATTAAAAAGAACTATAATTACTAACCCTAATTTCTGTCAGTTATTCAATCTCGTAAATTCTGTAAATTGTTCACCTCAAACCCAAGGTAGATTAAACCAAATCTTGAAGTCATTGGGATGAAGATTAGAAGAAAGATTAAGATTAGTACTAATGACTGAATTTTACTACCCAGTGCAACATATCTGTTATATATTgctgaaaaaaacaacaaagaaaggcaaatatgaACAGTCTAGGTGTACTGCCAGACAACTGTTTCATCTTTATCTATCCTTGCCCTGAACTTGTTATATTAAGCAACTGagtttatgtatctttttttcccattctgataGTTA carries:
- the SLC19A3 gene encoding thiamine transporter 2 — its product is MSCFQTSESQSWIYPTVILCLFGFFSMMRPSEPFLMLYLSGPDKNLTSAELTNEIFPVWTYSYLALLLPVFILTDYVRYKPVIILQGISFIICWLLLLFGQGVRTMQVLEFFYGMVTATEVAYYAYIYSVVSPEHYQKVSGYCRSVTLVAYTASSVLAQLLVSLASLSYFYLNVISLASVSVAFLFSLFLPMPKKSMFFHAKPSQEVLPKSPGMDAVSEEPQKDHKPVGKEVFTDSGDPDDGQVTNSKPGNVALRVFVQWLQDLKQCYSSKHLFYWSLWWAFSTAGYNQVLNYVQVLWDYKAPSQSSIYNGAVEAIATFGGALAAFAVGYMKVNWDLLGELALAIFSVVNAGSLFLMHYTTNIWACYAGYLIFKTVYMLLITIAVFQIAVNLSVERYALVFGINTFIALVIQTIITVIVVDQGGLRLPISIQFLVYGSYFAAIAGIFLMRSIYIIYSAACRKRVQNSAITGLDSKEHFQNQGSSALD